One segment of Amycolatopsis alba DSM 44262 DNA contains the following:
- a CDS encoding MmgE/PrpD family protein, whose protein sequence is MTDHTVRTYRSAEPLPREEQLAWKLAAVATDDVPVSPEAADMVINRMIDNAAVAAASLTRRPVASARDQALAHPGTPGATVFGVEGRYSPEWAAWANGVAVRELDYHDTFLAADYSHPGDNIPPILAVAQHTGRTGADLLRGIVTGYELQVNLVRGICLHEHKIDHIAHLGPSVAGGLGALLGLDTETVYQAIGQALHTTTTTRQSRKGEISSWKAYAPAFACKAAIEAVDRVMRGEGAPSPIYEGEDGFIAWLLSGPDAEYTVPLPAPGEAKRSILDTYTKEHSAEYQSQALIDLARRLGPKVGELGKVERILIHTSHHTHYVIGSGAGDPQKYDPQASRETLDHSIPYIFAVALQDGEWHHEKSYDRARATRPDTVELWRKVATVEDPEWTRRYHAPEPAFGGRVEITLADGTVLADEIAVADAHPAGARPFAREQYVAKFRTLADGVIALADQDRFLDTVTRLGELDAAEVAGIALPAGLGAAPTSKGIF, encoded by the coding sequence ATGACCGACCACACCGTCCGCACCTACCGTTCCGCCGAGCCGCTGCCCCGCGAGGAGCAACTGGCGTGGAAGCTCGCCGCCGTCGCCACCGACGACGTACCGGTGTCACCCGAGGCCGCTGACATGGTGATCAACCGCATGATCGACAACGCCGCCGTGGCCGCCGCGTCACTTACCCGGCGTCCCGTCGCGTCCGCTCGTGACCAGGCGCTGGCGCATCCCGGCACACCGGGTGCGACGGTGTTCGGCGTCGAAGGACGGTACTCCCCGGAATGGGCGGCCTGGGCCAACGGCGTCGCCGTCCGGGAACTGGACTACCACGACACCTTCCTCGCCGCGGACTACTCGCACCCCGGCGACAACATCCCGCCGATCCTCGCCGTCGCCCAGCACACCGGGCGCACCGGCGCGGATCTGCTCCGCGGCATCGTCACCGGATACGAACTCCAGGTGAACCTCGTGCGCGGGATCTGCCTGCACGAGCACAAGATCGACCATATCGCCCACCTCGGCCCGTCCGTCGCGGGTGGCCTGGGGGCGTTGCTGGGCCTGGACACCGAGACCGTGTACCAGGCCATCGGGCAGGCGTTGCACACCACGACGACGACGCGCCAATCCCGCAAGGGCGAGATCTCCTCGTGGAAGGCCTACGCGCCCGCCTTCGCCTGCAAGGCCGCGATCGAGGCCGTCGACAGGGTGATGCGCGGCGAAGGCGCGCCGAGCCCGATCTACGAAGGCGAAGACGGCTTCATCGCCTGGCTGCTCAGTGGCCCGGACGCCGAATACACCGTGCCGCTGCCCGCGCCCGGCGAGGCGAAGCGGTCCATTTTGGACACCTACACCAAAGAACATTCGGCCGAGTACCAGAGTCAGGCACTGATCGACCTCGCGCGACGCCTCGGTCCGAAGGTCGGCGAACTCGGCAAGGTGGAGCGGATCCTCATCCACACCAGCCACCACACGCACTACGTCATCGGTTCCGGCGCGGGCGACCCGCAGAAGTACGATCCCCAAGCCAGCCGCGAGACGCTCGACCACTCGATCCCGTACATCTTCGCGGTGGCCCTCCAAGACGGCGAGTGGCATCACGAGAAGTCCTACGACAGGGCCCGCGCGACCCGGCCGGACACGGTGGAACTCTGGCGGAAGGTCGCCACCGTCGAGGATCCCGAGTGGACTCGCCGGTACCACGCGCCCGAACCGGCGTTCGGCGGCCGCGTCGAGATCACCCTGGCCGACGGCACCGTGCTGGCCGACGAGATCGCCGTGGCCGACGCTCACCCCGCCGGGGCACGGCCGTTCGCCCGCGAGCAGTACGTCGCCAAGTTCCGTACGCTGGCCGACGGGGTGATCGCCCTCGCCGATCAGGACAGGTTCCTCGACACGGTCACCCGGCTCGGGGAACTGGACGCGGCCGAGGTCGCCGGGATCGCGCTCCCGGCCGGGCTCGGCGCCGCGCCGACGAGCAAGGGGATCTTCTGA